A single genomic interval of Gossypium raimondii isolate GPD5lz chromosome 11, ASM2569854v1, whole genome shotgun sequence harbors:
- the LOC105761304 gene encoding uncharacterized protein LOC105761304 isoform X1: MGSLLGKEHRTSKQVDVLKDTKPEVNMEAATMEKSSASEVSQLISPVDKEFCGASLLSEFIDCNDKEPWQVEAEVSPATTVHNVRKPYASDVLELISPSEEASFGALMVHESVDCNDKSACVVCTDVSYATSVHNDQNTRMVKNDLANDSDCVSDASSGITSLQMSSSAIRCQENMAEVRVGSSCASRIKDFCLPQNPPENLPAYKHLYHDSIDASSSLLTPLLSNEKKLTGALSIVSSNELSMESLGSIDDSIDDVSISSMDTIQLRDEMKLEDSCVIVDSTALYAASRIIRKHSIIQGICRTWVQTQYFKYTSCLLLCCIEKDPGCFNFKKEVGKGVRAASDLVRRHGHGIKPRMFTNPTAILHDGDIRVQQYTNRSCCSSFFSLSAIHFNSLGLSYLHQLLFCFPYVPRLPSIRLS; the protein is encoded by the exons ATGGGTTCCCTTTTGGGGAAAGAACACAGAACTTCAAAACAAGTTGATGTTTTGAAAGATACAAAACCTGAAGTGAATATGGAAGCTGCCACAATGGAAAAGTCTTCAGCATCTGAGGTGTCACAGTTGATCTCTCCTGTTGACAAGGAATTCTGTGGTGCTTCATTGTTGAGTGAATTCATTGATTGTAATGATAAAGAACCATGGCAGGTTGAAGCTGAGGTGTCTCCTGCTACTACAGTTCATAATGTGAGAAAGCCCTATGCATCTGATGTTTTGGAGTTGATCTCTCCTAGCGAGGAAGCATCTTTTGGAGCATTGATGGTTCATGAGTCTGTTGACTGTAATGATAAAAGTGCATGTGTGGTTTGCACTGATGTTTCTTATGCAACTTCAGTTCACAATGACCAAAACACGAGAATGGTTAAGAATGACCTTGCAAATGACTCTGACTGTGTCTCGGATGCTTCATCTGGTATTACTTCTTTGCAAATGTCTTCTTCAGCCATACGTTGTCAGGAAAATATGGCCGAGGTCAGAGTTGGTTCTTCTTGTGCTTCAAGAATTAAGGACTTCTGTTTGCCTCAGAATCCACCAGAAAACTTACCTGCATACAAACATCTTTATCATGACTCCATTGATGCATCATCTTCCTTGTTGACCCCACTTTTATCGAATGAGAAGAAGTTGACCGGGGCATTATCCATTGTGTCTAGCAATGAACTGTCCATGGAATCACTTG GATCAATAGATGATTCCATTGATGATGTGAGTATATCTTCCATGGATACCATTCAATTACGTGACGAGATGAAGCTTGAGGATAGCTGTGTAATCGTTGACAGCACTGCACTTTATGCCGCCTCTCGTATAATAAGAAAGCACAGTATCATACAAG GTATATGTCGAACATGGGTGCAGACACAGTACTTCAAGTACACAAGCTGCCTACTACTTTGTTGCATCG AAAAGGATCCAGGATGCTTTAACTTCAAAAAAGAGGTTGGCAAAGGAGTACGAGCAGCTAGCGATTTGGTTCGGAGACACGGACACGGGATTAAACCACGAATGTTTACAAACCCTACGGCCATCTTGCACGATGGCGACATCAGAGTGCAACAATATACAAACAGAAGTT GCTGCAGCAGCTTCTTTTCTCTCTCTGCAATTCATTTCAACTCCCTAGGCCTAAGCTACCTTCATCAACTCCTCTTTTGCTTCCCATATGT GCCGAGGCTGCCTTCAATTCGACTGTCTTAG
- the LOC105761304 gene encoding uncharacterized protein LOC105761304 isoform X2, translated as MGSLLGKEHRTSKQVDVLKDTKPEVNMEAATMEKSSASEVSQLISPVDKEFCGASLLSEFIDCNDKEPWQVEAEVSPATTVHNVRKPYASDVLELISPSEEASFGALMVHESVDCNDKSACVVCTDVSYATSVHNDQNTRMVKNDLANDSDCVSDASSGITSLQMSSSAIRCQENMAEVRVGSSCASRIKDFCLPQNPPENLPAYKHLYHDSIDASSSLLTPLLSNEKKLTGALSIVSSNELSMESLGSIDDSIDDVSISSMDTIQLRDEMKLEDSCVIVDSTALYAASRIIRKHSIIQEKDPGCFNFKKEVGKGVRAASDLVRRHGHGIKPRMFTNPTAILHDGDIRVQQYTNRSCCSSFFSLSAIHFNSLGLSYLHQLLFCFPYVPRLPSIRLS; from the exons ATGGGTTCCCTTTTGGGGAAAGAACACAGAACTTCAAAACAAGTTGATGTTTTGAAAGATACAAAACCTGAAGTGAATATGGAAGCTGCCACAATGGAAAAGTCTTCAGCATCTGAGGTGTCACAGTTGATCTCTCCTGTTGACAAGGAATTCTGTGGTGCTTCATTGTTGAGTGAATTCATTGATTGTAATGATAAAGAACCATGGCAGGTTGAAGCTGAGGTGTCTCCTGCTACTACAGTTCATAATGTGAGAAAGCCCTATGCATCTGATGTTTTGGAGTTGATCTCTCCTAGCGAGGAAGCATCTTTTGGAGCATTGATGGTTCATGAGTCTGTTGACTGTAATGATAAAAGTGCATGTGTGGTTTGCACTGATGTTTCTTATGCAACTTCAGTTCACAATGACCAAAACACGAGAATGGTTAAGAATGACCTTGCAAATGACTCTGACTGTGTCTCGGATGCTTCATCTGGTATTACTTCTTTGCAAATGTCTTCTTCAGCCATACGTTGTCAGGAAAATATGGCCGAGGTCAGAGTTGGTTCTTCTTGTGCTTCAAGAATTAAGGACTTCTGTTTGCCTCAGAATCCACCAGAAAACTTACCTGCATACAAACATCTTTATCATGACTCCATTGATGCATCATCTTCCTTGTTGACCCCACTTTTATCGAATGAGAAGAAGTTGACCGGGGCATTATCCATTGTGTCTAGCAATGAACTGTCCATGGAATCACTTG GATCAATAGATGATTCCATTGATGATGTGAGTATATCTTCCATGGATACCATTCAATTACGTGACGAGATGAAGCTTGAGGATAGCTGTGTAATCGTTGACAGCACTGCACTTTATGCCGCCTCTCGTATAATAAGAAAGCACAGTATCATACAAG AAAAGGATCCAGGATGCTTTAACTTCAAAAAAGAGGTTGGCAAAGGAGTACGAGCAGCTAGCGATTTGGTTCGGAGACACGGACACGGGATTAAACCACGAATGTTTACAAACCCTACGGCCATCTTGCACGATGGCGACATCAGAGTGCAACAATATACAAACAGAAGTT GCTGCAGCAGCTTCTTTTCTCTCTCTGCAATTCATTTCAACTCCCTAGGCCTAAGCTACCTTCATCAACTCCTCTTTTGCTTCCCATATGT GCCGAGGCTGCCTTCAATTCGACTGTCTTAG
- the LOC105761305 gene encoding cold-responsive protein kinase 1: MTCCSFLFSRRKTACSAEHTAEIDDEVSGIQNTKLFPYKELKMATGNFHYSNKIGEGGFGVVYKGTFRDGTVAAIKVLSADSRQGVREFLTEINVIADIEHENLVKLHGCCVEGNHRILVYGYLENNSLAQTLLGGSDSSMQFSWSMRRNICLGVAKGLAFLHEEVRPYIVHRDIKASNILLDKNLMPKISDFGLAKLFPDNLTHISTRVAGTTGYLAPEYAIRGQLTKKADIYSFGVLLLEIVSGRCNTNRRLPVSDQYLLERAWDLHDQKQLAELVDLSMGGDYNKEEAQKFLKISLLCTQDMPKQRPSMSKVVKMLAGEEPVDEQNISRPRLLSEFMNLRAHKEKADLTSEGTSKEGILYSSTENVTMSFATMTFNSIYDRSN, encoded by the exons ATGACTTGTTGCTCGTTCTTATTTTCACGAAGGAAGACAGCTTGCTCAGCGGAACATACAGCAGAAATTGATGATG AGGTTTCAGGTATTCAGAACACTAAACTCTTTCCTTACAAGGAGCTGAAAATGGCAACTGGAAATTTTCATTACTCCAATAAAATCGGAGAGGGAGGTTTCGGTGTTGTCTACAAG GGAACTTTTAGAGATGGTACTGTGGCTGCTATAAAAGTTCTGTCAGCAGACTCAAGGCAAGGGGTGCGAGAATTCTTGACTGAAATAAATGTGATCGCTGACATAGAGCACGAAAATCTGGTTAAGCTGCATGGTTGTTGCGTGGAAGGAAACCACAGAATTTTGGTATATGGCTATCTCGAGAATAACAGCCTTGCACAAACTCTTCTCG GTGGAAGCGATAGCAGTATGCAGTTCAGCTGGTCTATGAGGCGTAACATTTGCCTCGGTGTTGCGAAGGGGCTTGCTTTTCTTCACGAGGAAGTTCGACCTTATATTGTTCACAGGGACATCAAAGCCAGCAATATCCTCCTTGATAAAAACCTCATGCccaaaatttcagattttggtCTGGCTAAGCTTTTCCCTGACAACTTGACTCATATTAGTACACGTGTTGCCGGAACAAC AGGTTATCTAGCACCCGAGTATGCAATACGAGGTCAGCTAACGAAAAAAGCCGATATTTACAGTTTTGGTGTTTTGCTATTGGAGATTGTGAGTGGTAGATGCAACACGAATAGGAGATTACCTGTGTCAGATCAATATCTACTCGAAAGG GCATGGGACTTGCATGACCAAAAACAACTTGCGGAATTAGTCGATCTGTCAATGGGTGGAGACTATAACAAGGAAGAAGCTCAGAAGTTCCTAAAGATCAGCTTACTTTGCACCCAAGACATGCCAAAGCAAAGACCATCCATGTCCAAAGTGGTGAAGATGCTAGCCGGTGAGGAACCAGTGGATGAACAGAATATATCAAGACCTCGCCTACTTTCAGAATTCATGAATTTAAGAGCTCACAAAGAGAAGGCCGACCTGACTTCAGAAGGCACAAGCAAAGAAGGGATTTTATATTCATCAACAGAAAATGTTACCATGTCGTTCGCTACAATGACATTCAACTCGATATACGATCGAAGCAATTAG